A window of the Desulforapulum autotrophicum HRM2 genome harbors these coding sequences:
- a CDS encoding PAS domain S-box protein — protein sequence MTSKPTYEALEQKLLEAIKSNEALKQSEERFKRFFMNAPMPYQSLDENGNIIDVNASFLEVLGYSRGEVIGKNFGDFLARDMTNHFKENFPRFKAIGEILGVEFEMVKKDGATILVSFNGKIQRNDQGYFRCTHCIFQDITRRRKIENENMLLAGIIKRSQDFIGVAEIDLNIIYINPAGQKMIGLDGDEAARTTKIDDWFFPEDLPFFKQTIRHSLGLTGRWAGESRFRHFKTGKAIPVLCDLFRTQDPETGKVMNYTTITRDITDQKQAEESLRRIEWMLTRSVPKSGAGFNGRTEFDSASGDLTQFNTCRVILDAVGQTLLSDIAGDYLDLLDTFTAVYEKNGDYALGLFVSDWCRFIDEASRRLCNTNDNQEAFRCGQWCCHESRWGKASKKAMETGKPVDIECEGGLRVYALPIFVGEEVVGSINVGYGDPPRDPAKLQGLAEKYGVSVEDLLEHANRYESRPPYIIDLAKRRLHVSARLIGEITERKQAEQERQMLQAQLIQAQKMEAIGRLAGGVAHDFNNMLSIILGHSEIILEDMDPSNPFFPGIKEIFKASERSTNLTRQLLAFARKQTVDPKVLNLNDVIAEMLKMLHRLIGEDISIKWVPAKNLSWVKMDPSQIDQILANLCINARDAIKSVGKITIETDNITLDEAYTREHVGFIPGDYVLLTVSDNGTGMDRATLDKLFEPFFTTKGPGRGIGLGLATVYGIVKQNDGFIYVYSELDMGTTFKIYLPPHKTSATSKTTKNGDIAVFSGTETILLVEDERAILEMTSAMLERLGYKVLGASSPHEAIRMSQNADFKIHLLMTDVVMPQMNGWELAEKVLQVYPNLKCLFMSGYTANVIAHHGVLEEGVHFINKPFSKQDLADKLRDVLDND from the coding sequence ATGACTTCCAAACCCACATATGAAGCGTTAGAGCAAAAGTTGCTTGAAGCAATAAAATCCAACGAAGCGCTGAAACAGAGTGAGGAAAGGTTTAAACGCTTTTTCATGAATGCACCCATGCCATACCAGTCCCTGGATGAGAATGGAAATATCATTGATGTGAACGCATCTTTTTTAGAGGTGCTTGGATATTCACGCGGTGAAGTGATAGGTAAAAATTTCGGGGATTTTCTTGCCAGGGACATGACGAACCATTTTAAGGAAAATTTTCCCAGGTTCAAGGCCATTGGTGAAATCCTTGGGGTTGAATTTGAAATGGTTAAAAAAGACGGGGCAACCATACTTGTCTCTTTTAACGGGAAAATTCAACGGAATGACCAGGGCTATTTCCGGTGCACCCATTGTATTTTTCAAGATATAACCCGTCGAAGAAAAATTGAGAACGAGAATATGCTCCTGGCAGGTATCATCAAACGAAGCCAAGACTTCATAGGTGTGGCAGAGATTGATTTGAACATCATTTACATCAATCCGGCCGGACAGAAAATGATTGGTCTTGACGGTGACGAAGCTGCCAGAACGACAAAAATTGATGACTGGTTTTTTCCCGAGGATTTGCCGTTTTTCAAGCAGACCATCCGCCACTCTCTGGGATTAACTGGACGCTGGGCCGGGGAATCTCGATTTCGACATTTCAAGACCGGCAAGGCGATCCCTGTTCTTTGTGATTTGTTTCGGACCCAGGATCCAGAAACAGGAAAAGTTATGAATTACACCACGATAACCCGGGATATCACTGACCAAAAGCAGGCTGAGGAGTCCCTCCGTCGCATTGAATGGATGCTGACCCGAAGTGTCCCGAAAAGTGGAGCAGGATTTAATGGCAGAACAGAATTTGATTCTGCTTCTGGTGACCTGACCCAGTTCAATACCTGTCGTGTCATTCTTGACGCTGTGGGTCAGACTTTGCTGTCCGATATTGCCGGCGACTATCTTGACCTGCTTGATACCTTCACAGCGGTGTATGAGAAAAATGGGGATTACGCCCTTGGCCTTTTTGTGTCGGATTGGTGCCGATTCATTGACGAGGCGTCACGCCGGCTGTGCAACACCAATGACAATCAAGAGGCGTTCCGCTGCGGTCAATGGTGCTGCCATGAATCCCGCTGGGGTAAAGCCTCAAAAAAGGCCATGGAAACCGGAAAACCGGTCGATATTGAATGCGAAGGCGGTCTTCGCGTCTATGCATTGCCTATATTTGTCGGTGAGGAAGTTGTTGGCTCGATCAACGTCGGCTATGGCGATCCTCCGCGGGATCCTGCAAAACTCCAGGGTTTGGCCGAAAAGTACGGTGTCAGCGTTGAAGACCTTTTAGAACACGCCAACCGCTATGAATCAAGACCGCCATACATTATTGATCTGGCCAAACGTAGACTCCACGTGTCTGCACGCTTGATCGGCGAAATAACAGAACGTAAGCAAGCCGAACAAGAGCGTCAAATGCTCCAGGCACAGTTGATCCAGGCACAGAAAATGGAAGCCATCGGCAGGCTTGCAGGTGGCGTGGCCCACGACTTCAACAATATGCTCAGTATCATCCTTGGCCATTCGGAAATAATTCTGGAAGACATGGATCCATCAAATCCTTTTTTCCCAGGAATCAAAGAAATATTTAAAGCTTCTGAACGTTCCACTAATTTAACCCGACAATTGTTGGCCTTTGCACGCAAACAGACCGTTGATCCCAAGGTGCTCAATCTTAATGATGTCATAGCGGAGATGCTTAAAATGCTGCACCGTTTGATTGGTGAGGATATTTCGATCAAATGGGTGCCAGCGAAAAATTTGTCATGGGTCAAGATGGATCCCTCCCAGATTGACCAGATATTGGCTAATTTATGCATCAATGCACGGGATGCAATCAAAAGTGTCGGCAAAATAACCATAGAGACTGATAACATTACCTTAGATGAGGCTTATACCAGGGAACATGTGGGTTTTATTCCCGGCGATTATGTCTTGTTAACCGTCAGTGACAATGGTACTGGAATGGACAGGGCAACCCTTGATAAACTTTTTGAACCTTTTTTTACAACAAAAGGTCCTGGCCGGGGAATCGGGCTCGGGCTCGCGACGGTCTACGGCATTGTCAAGCAGAACGATGGTTTCATATATGTTTACAGTGAATTAGATATGGGGACGACATTTAAGATCTACCTTCCTCCCCATAAAACATCTGCAACCAGTAAAACAACAAAAAATGGTGATATAGCCGTTTTTTCCGGTACTGAAACCATCCTGCTGGTGGAGGATGAACGAGCAATCCTTGAGATGACATCGGCGATGCTCGAACGCCTGGGTTACAAAGTCCTAGGTGCTTCTTCACCCCATGAGGCAATTCGTATGAGCCAGAATGCAGACTTCAAGATTCATTTACTCATGACCGATGTTGTTATGCCCCAGATGAATGGGTGGGAATTGGCTGAAAAAGTTTTACAGGTGTATCCGAATTTGAAATGCCTTTTCATGTCAGGCTATACCGCCAATGTGATTGCACACCATGGTGTGCTGGAGGAAGGCGTACATTTTATTAACAAACCATTCTCAAAACAAGATCTGGCTGATAAATTGAGGGATGTGCTGGATAATGATTAG
- a CDS encoding NAD-dependent epimerase/dehydratase family protein codes for MKNILIIGATGQIGSELTMELRRRYGNDHVVAGYRNSKPSDALADSGPLERVDITNAQRLNEIVKRHGIDTIYNLAALLSAIAEDRPQAAWHIGINGLYNVLETARENGCAVFFPSSIGSFGPSTPRVNTPQETIQRPTTMYGVTKVTGELLSDYYHRRFGLDTRGVRYPGIISSVTLPGGGTTDYAVEIFYAAIKHKKFVCPLPRGAFLDMMYMPDALNCAIDLMEADPSKLIHRNAFNVSAMSFDPEILAAEIKRHMPDFEMTYNIDPKKQAIAASWPNNMDDSAARSEWGWKPEYNFKEMVSDMMEKVSAKLAIAYK; via the coding sequence ATGAAAAATATTCTGATTATCGGTGCAACAGGACAGATAGGCTCCGAACTGACCATGGAATTAAGAAGGCGCTATGGCAACGACCACGTGGTTGCCGGATACAGGAACAGTAAGCCTTCGGATGCCCTGGCAGACTCAGGCCCCCTTGAAAGAGTGGACATTACAAACGCTCAACGGCTCAACGAAATTGTCAAACGACATGGGATTGATACCATTTACAACCTGGCGGCACTGTTATCAGCCATTGCGGAAGACAGACCCCAAGCCGCATGGCATATAGGCATAAACGGGCTCTACAATGTATTGGAAACCGCCCGGGAAAATGGATGTGCAGTATTTTTTCCAAGTTCCATCGGTTCCTTTGGCCCGTCAACCCCACGGGTGAACACCCCCCAGGAGACCATTCAACGCCCCACGACCATGTACGGGGTAACCAAGGTCACAGGGGAATTATTGAGCGATTATTATCACAGACGATTTGGTTTAGACACACGGGGCGTGCGTTACCCTGGAATTATCTCATCCGTGACCCTGCCCGGTGGTGGAACAACGGACTATGCCGTTGAAATCTTCTACGCGGCCATCAAACACAAAAAGTTTGTCTGTCCTTTACCCAGGGGTGCTTTCCTGGACATGATGTACATGCCCGATGCGTTAAACTGTGCCATTGATTTAATGGAAGCCGACCCTTCAAAACTGATTCACAGAAATGCGTTTAACGTTTCCGCCATGAGTTTTGATCCTGAAATTCTGGCAGCTGAAATAAAACGACACATGCCTGACTTTGAGATGACCTACAATATTGATCCAAAAAAACAGGCCATTGCGGCCTCATGGCCAAACAACATGGATGATTCAGCGGCCCGTTCAGAGTGGGGATGGAAGCCTGAATACAACTTTAAAGAGATGGTCTCGGATATGATGGAAAAGGTCAGCGCCAAGCTGGCGATAGCCTATAAATAG